In Alkalihalobacillus sp. AL-G, the genomic stretch GCCGATCTTGGAAATACTAGAAAACCAGTTCATCCCACCAAAAGAAAGAAAAGAATGGGGTTACGCTATCCCATTTACAATTTCAGGGCTACTGAATAAGCATCCAAAACCCGAAATGAAGTTACAAAAAAGTGTTGAAAAGAACCAATTTCTCGATTTTTTATGATACGATTTCGAATTAATTAACTAGAAGAGCTGAGGTAGATGAGATGAGTAGAGAAGAGTTAAAGGGAAATTTGCAATTCCTTTCCAGACCTGGTGGTAGTTCATGAGTATTTTGACACAGGTCCGAGAAAGAGTCGATACCACATCTTACACAACGTGTGGAGGAATTTATGTTTCAAGACAAAATAAGGAACTACGATATGAAACAGCTACGGACGGGATTCTAAAAGAAATAGATTATCGGAAGGGGGCACTGTTTTCTAGTCGATATCAGTACCCTGGCCGGTATTCTCGTTGGGATGTCGGGTTTTATAACCCAATGGTCGAATTGCGTTCACAGGGGAGAAAATTTGAATTTGATGCACTGAATGAACGAGGCGGTCTTCTTTTAACCCTACTATATGACAAATTGGAAGGGTTATCTGAAATCAGTTCATTAACGCTTGAAGGAAATACTATAAAAGGACAAGTGGTTTCTGATCATCGGGTTTATGAAGAAGAAATGCGTAGTAAACTACCCTCCATTTTCACCGTCATACGAGCGGTCAAATCACTATTTGAATCCGAACAAGATGCTTTTCTCGGTTTATATGGAGCGTTTGGTTATGATCTGGTATTTCAATTTGAACCGATACCGTTGAAGCGTGATCGTACTCAAGATTCGAATGATCTAGTACTATTTATTCCCGATGAATTAGTCGTCGTGGACCATGAATTACAAGCGGCTCATTTGCTATCCTACGAGTTTGTGATACCTTCGACTGGAAAAACGACCGAAGGGTTGGAGCGTTGTGGTAGGTATCAAAAGCCTAATTTAACAATGGAAAAACCACCACAAACGTTTCAAGCTGGGAGTTATGCTCATAAAGTGAACCTTGCCAAAGGAGCTTTCAAAAAGGGAGATCTATTTGAGGTAGTTCCGTCTCATTCGATCTTTGAAAAATGCGAGGAGTTCCCGTCAGAGGTCTTTACAACATTACAGAACATAAATCCGAGCCCATATGGTTTTGTCATCAATCTCGGAAATGAGTTCCTTGTCGGGTCATCACCTGAAATGTATGTCCGGACGGAAGGAAGCAGAGTTGAGACATGTCCGATTTCAGGAACGATCAAACGTGGACGAAACGCAATTGAGGATGCTGAACAAATCCGCACATTATTAAATTCCGCTAAGGATGAAGACGAATTGACGATGTGTACGGATGTAGATCGAAATGACAAGTCCCGAATCTGTAGACCAGGCTCTGTAAAGGTAATCGGGAGAAGACAAATTGAGCTCTATTCCCATTTGATTCATACGGTGGATCATGTTGAAGGTCTGTTGCGACCTGAATTCGATGCACTCGATGCATTTTTGACCCATATGTGGGCCGTTACGATTACAGGTGCACCGAAAAAAGCGGCGATACGATGGATCGAAGAACAAGAGGCATCACCTAGGGGTTGGTATGGCGGAGCAGTCGGCTGGTTCAGCTTCAATGGAGATTTAAACACTGGATTGACATTAAGGACGATGAAGATCAAAAACGGTGTGGCTGAAATACGAGTTGGTGCCACCCTTTTAAACGATTCAATACCTGAAGCAGAGGAACAAGAGACACTAACGAAGGCTGCCGCATTGGTTCAATCCGTTCGGAAATCTACAATTCAAAAGGATTCTCGTGTTCAAGTTTACCGTGCAGGTGTTGGGAAAAAGGTGCTGTTGGTCGATCACGAGGATTCATTTGTCCACAGCTTGGCAGATTTTTTAAGACAAACAGGGGCCGAAGTGAAAACGTTAAGAGCTGATTTGGCAAGAAAAGTTCTTGGCCAGAATTGTTCATTCGACCTCGTTGTATTGTCACCTGGACCGGGAAAGCCTGAGGATTTCAGACTTACTCAAACAATTGATATGTGTTTGGAAAACGAGCTGCCGATTTTTGGAGTTTGTTTAGGGTTCCAAGGAATTGTTGAGTATTTTGGCGGCAGCCTAAATGTACTGGCGATCCCTCAGCACGGAAAGCCGACAACCGTTCATGTAGAAAAATCAAATTCAGTATGGAGAAAGTTGCCTGAATCGTTTAAAGCGAGTCTCTATCATTCCCTGTTTGCTGAAACAATACCGGAATGTCTTGAGCTTATTGGAATCTCCGAACAAAAAGTACCGATGGCAATAAAACATAAGGAATTACCGATCTTAGGTCTGCAATTTCACCCGGAATCGATACTGACAAATATAAACGAAATCGGCTTGGAAATTATAAATAATGTAGTAGACCAAGTGACTTCAAGGACAACAATCCAGACCTAGGTAAAGGAAAAACCACCGCGTTCAGCGCTGGTTTTCCTCTGGTTCCTTTTCCTCCAGTAATTCTTTGATGTTTGTAATTGCCGATTCGAGGTTCATCTCGATTTGCGTCAGTAGATTAAGAGAAACATTATAGCTGGATTGTCTTTTCAAAAAATGAAACGTAGTCGGTTTATCGTATTTTAGAATGGTAACCATTTCAACCAAAGGCAGCTCTTCATCAGGCTGTTTGGCACGCATCATTTTTAGAAAGAATTGATAAAACTTTTGTGCACTATCTAGGTCGTCAGGATATTTCGAAAGCATTTGTTGAAACTCATCTATCGACTTTCGGATATTGTCCATGTTAACACCTCCGATAACCTTATATATCGGCTATCAATCCTTTATTTAAAGGGTGCAGGACATAAATAAACATTTTGACATATGCTAAACTAGCTGCAAGGTCAGATTATGGTTATGATTCTTTTCACTTTAACGCTAATCATTATTTGAAAATTTTAGTTAGAAAAAATATTGACACTACTTTATTGACGTGCTAAAATCCTAACTAATTTAATAAACCTAATTTAAGTGATTTTTTAATTACTCTTATCAAGAGAGGCAGAGGGACTGGCCCGATGAAGCCCGGCAACCGTCAAACATTTGTTTGAAATGGTGCCAAATCCTACAAAGCGTAAAGCTTTGAGAGATGAGAGAGACAAATGCGTACATTTTGCCTCTCTGAATTCTCAGGGAGGCTTTTTTAATGGAAAAACGAGTGGGAATGGGGGAGTATATTGGCCCAACAAACCTTTTATGAAACGGGAGCTGTAAAGATCGGCGACATGAATCTTGAATCTGGGAAAATGCTTTCAGAAGTAGAAATGGCCTTTGAACGTGCTGGACCAAAGGATGCCCCAGTGATTCTCGTCTGTCACGCATTAACCGGCAACCAGTATACAGTCGGTAACCACGAACAAAAGGGCTGGTGGAAAGGACTTATTTTTGATGGTGGATATGTAGATACAAACCAATACCAAGTACTGACGTTCAATGTGCTTGGTGGGTGCGATGGTTCCACCGGTCCTACATCAATCAACCCAATCACCGGTCAATCTTACAACGGAAAGTTTCCATTCATCACAGTGAAGGATATGGTCAAAGCTCAATATTTGGCACTTGAAAAGCTGGATATCCATCATTTGAAAGCGGTGATCGGGGGTTCACTAGGTGGGATGCAGGTTCTCGAATGGGGCATTCAATTTCCTCAGGCGGTAGAAGTATTGTTCCCGCTTGCGGTCACACCATCGCTCAGTGATTTCGGGATCGCTTTCAACCATATTTCAAGGACCGCGATCCTTAATGACCCGAACTGGAACGATGGACATTATTCCAGGGAACAAATACCCGATAAAGGATTAGCGCTAGCAAGAATGATCGGCATGCTGACTTATCGAACTGATTCCTTGTTTGGTGAACGATTTCATCGTTCGGAATGTTTACGTGACGGAGAGCGACATCATAAGCCTTCATTTGAAATTGAATCTTATTTAAACTACCAGGGTGAAAAATTGACATCACGGTTTGATGCAAACAGCTATCTGTACCTTTTGAAAGCAATGGATTTGCACGATATTGGAAAAGGGAGAGCTGGTTGGAACGGAGCAATAAAAGAAATCAACGCACAGATTGTTGCAATCGGATTCAGCAACGACTTGGTCTATCCTCCCGAAAAACTTCAACATTTTGTAATAGCTTGTGAGAATCATGATAAGTCAGCAGATTACTTTGAGGTTGAGACCCAATTCGGACACGACGGTTTTCTCGTCGAGTTTGAAAAATGGGGCTATATTATCCGAAACAAACTGACCCAATTGGAATTGATCAGTAGTAATGCTTCTGAAATGAGAGCTTTAGAAAATTGATATGCAAGACATCTAACTATTTTAATAAATCAAAGGAGTGAAGCGAATGAGTGAGAAAAAGGAATTTCGTTTAGAAACAGTTGGTGTACATGGTGGACTTGAAGCAGATCCAGTGACAGGAGCGCGGGCACTTCCGATTTACCAATCCAACGCCTTTAAATTTGACAGTACCGAACATGCCGCCGACCTTTTTGGCTTAAAGGAGCAGGGTTATATTTACACACGAATCGGCAATCCCACTGTAAATGTGGTTGAGGAGCGGGTTGCACAGTTGGAGGGAGGCGTTGGTGCACTTGGCGTCGCAAGTGGTATGGCGGCGATTTCAACATCAATACTTAACCTTGCCAATGCCGGGGATGAAATCGTTTCAGCTTCAGCCTTATATGGCGGAACATACAATCTCTTTGCGACAACTCTGCCGAAATATGGAATCGCTACCCATTTTGTCGACCCGGTTGACCCTGAGAACTTTCGAAGCGCAATCACACCGAAAACGAAAGCGATTTTCGCTGAGACGATCGGAAATCCTGGATTGCACATCCTCGATATCGAAGCGGTGGCCCAGATCGCACATGAGGCAGGCATTCCGCTGATTATCGATAACACGTTTGCGACGCCTTACCTATGCAGACCGATCGATTTTGGTGCAGATATCGTCATTCACTCGGCAACGAAATGGCTTGGAGGGAATGGAACGACGATGGGTGGAATCATCGTTGACGGCGGAAAATTCGACTGGAACTCACCGAAATTCCCTGGTTTTACAGAGCCTGACCATAGCTACCATGGTATTGTTTACGCTGAGGCTTTACCAGAACTTGCGTTTATCGTAAAAGCGAGAGTCCAGCTATTAAGAGATACTGGTGCATCGTTAAGCCCGTTTAACGCATTCCAGATTGCTCTCGGCCTTGAAACGCTGCATGTCCGTTTGAAAGAACATGTGGCGAATACAAGGACGATCGTTTCTTATTTAGAAAACCATCCTGGAGTCGATTGGGTGCTTTACCCGGAACAACCGGAGCATCCATCTAATAAATTGGTGAAAAAATACTTGCCGAAAGGGGCTGGGTCGATTGTCGTTTTCGGTATCAAAGGAGGTCGAGAAGCAGGGGCAGAAGTCATCAATAACGTCGAGCTCTGGTCTCATGTCGCGAATGTCGGTGATGCGAAAAGCTTGATCATACATCCGGCGAGCACGACCCATCAGCAGCTTAAAGCGGAGGATCTAGCAACTACAGGTGTGACCGACGATCTTGTCCGATTATCGGTTGGAATTGAACACATTGATGATCTGGTTGAAGACTTGGAGGTGGCGATTAAAGCTGCAACCGGCCAAACCTCAAAGGTGAAACAGGTTAATTAGACTTACTCGCATTGGCACAAAAATGGTGGATTGAAAAGCAATTCTACAAAAAAGGAGGTAAACGGTGGAGACAATTAAAATTGCGCTTCTCGGTTTTGGAACGGTAGGCAGCGGCGTGTACGAAATCATCCGATCTCATCAGGAGCGTCTAAGGACATTGCTAGGGAAAAACGTCGAGATTGTCGGAGTGCTCATCAATGACAAAACGAAAGAAAGACATATTGACAAAGATATCCTTGTTACAACTGATATCGAACAAATTTTTGAAATTCCTGATGTTGAGGTCGTGATTGAAGCGATCGTCGGTGTGGAACCTGGGTTTACGTATTTATCAAAAGCGATCGATAAAGGCTATCACATCATTACCGCGAATAAGGAATTGTTTGCACATAAAGGTCAACAGCTGAAGCAGAAAGCAGCTGATCGGGGTGTGCGGATTTCTTATGAAGCATCCGTCGCCGGAGGGATTCCGATCATCGGTACTCTCCGTCAACTTTTACAAGTGAATTCGGTCGTTCAAATTGAGGCGATTTTAAACGGTACATCGAATTTTATTCTAAGTGAAATTCGCGGTGAAGAAATCTCCTTTGAACATGCGCTCCAATCAGCCCAGCAAAATGGATTTGCTGAAGCAGATCCGTCTAATGACATCGACGGGCATGATGCCTTTTATAAAATCGTAATCCTGTTTGAATTGTTGTTCGGGAGACAGCCGAAATGGGAGTTGATAAGGAGAAAGGGAATCCGGAATATTCGATTGAATCATATCCGCCTCGCAGAATCATTTGGGTTCCGGATCAAGCATGTCGCCTCACTTTCGTATGAAAACGGTAGTGTAGAAATCAATGTTGAGCCAAATGTCGTACCAGAGGATCATCCGCTTTACTCCGTTGAAGGGGTTGACAATGCGGTCGTGCTCACAGGTGATTTGATCGGTGAACTGAAACTTCAAGGTCCAGGTGCCGGGAAGCTGCCAACAGGCAGTGCCATTATCGAAGACTTAGTCAACATTTTTAATGCCGAGAAGCAACACAGACTTGTAAAAGATATCGATTTAAAAGCGGGCACGGCTAATGAATTCCAAACCTGGTTTGTGATTGGAAACGCAGTCGATCCATTTGATGGATTAACCCTCTTTGAGAATTCAATCAACGATCAAGGAAAGTTTGTGACGGCTCGTTTAATTGAAGCAACAGAGGGGCAGGTTAAACAGTTATTAAACAAAAACAGTGATCTGGTAATTTATCCATTCGCTGGGAAACCATCGCAACCGATCAAAAAAGCCTTCGTCTCAGCGTGAGTAAAGAAGGGGCTGACCAAATTACTTTTTGGTTCAGCCCCTCCTTCCTACTAATCCCAAACATTTACTCGAGGTACGTGTGCGGTTCTAAGGTAGTCTAACAATTGTCCGGTATGTACTGATTCATGATAGGCAATCCGTAGAAGCATGTCTCCTAATGTACGGATATAACCTACATCCGAGCGATCGATTTTAATCGTTTGCAAATCGTCTTCCTTACATGTTCGTACTGTTTCAATGAATTTTTCGCGATAAGGTTTTGCAAATTCTAGTTCTTTTTCGACCGATACGAGAGGGTGTTGGTCAAAGGGAGATTCATAGTCTGCAAGGCTACCACGATTCACGATTGCTAAATGATAGTAATGTTCACCATCCAACACATGCCTGACCATTTCTATACAACTTAATGCGTCTGAATCTGGCCGCCAACCGATAAGTC encodes the following:
- a CDS encoding anthranilate synthase component I encodes the protein MSILTQVRERVDTTSYTTCGGIYVSRQNKELRYETATDGILKEIDYRKGALFSSRYQYPGRYSRWDVGFYNPMVELRSQGRKFEFDALNERGGLLLTLLYDKLEGLSEISSLTLEGNTIKGQVVSDHRVYEEEMRSKLPSIFTVIRAVKSLFESEQDAFLGLYGAFGYDLVFQFEPIPLKRDRTQDSNDLVLFIPDELVVVDHELQAAHLLSYEFVIPSTGKTTEGLERCGRYQKPNLTMEKPPQTFQAGSYAHKVNLAKGAFKKGDLFEVVPSHSIFEKCEEFPSEVFTTLQNINPSPYGFVINLGNEFLVGSSPEMYVRTEGSRVETCPISGTIKRGRNAIEDAEQIRTLLNSAKDEDELTMCTDVDRNDKSRICRPGSVKVIGRRQIELYSHLIHTVDHVEGLLRPEFDALDAFLTHMWAVTITGAPKKAAIRWIEEQEASPRGWYGGAVGWFSFNGDLNTGLTLRTMKIKNGVAEIRVGATLLNDSIPEAEEQETLTKAAALVQSVRKSTIQKDSRVQVYRAGVGKKVLLVDHEDSFVHSLADFLRQTGAEVKTLRADLARKVLGQNCSFDLVVLSPGPGKPEDFRLTQTIDMCLENELPIFGVCLGFQGIVEYFGGSLNVLAIPQHGKPTTVHVEKSNSVWRKLPESFKASLYHSLFAETIPECLELIGISEQKVPMAIKHKELPILGLQFHPESILTNINEIGLEIINNVVDQVTSRTTIQT
- a CDS encoding homoserine dehydrogenase, with the protein product METIKIALLGFGTVGSGVYEIIRSHQERLRTLLGKNVEIVGVLINDKTKERHIDKDILVTTDIEQIFEIPDVEVVIEAIVGVEPGFTYLSKAIDKGYHIITANKELFAHKGQQLKQKAADRGVRISYEASVAGGIPIIGTLRQLLQVNSVVQIEAILNGTSNFILSEIRGEEISFEHALQSAQQNGFAEADPSNDIDGHDAFYKIVILFELLFGRQPKWELIRRKGIRNIRLNHIRLAESFGFRIKHVASLSYENGSVEINVEPNVVPEDHPLYSVEGVDNAVVLTGDLIGELKLQGPGAGKLPTGSAIIEDLVNIFNAEKQHRLVKDIDLKAGTANEFQTWFVIGNAVDPFDGLTLFENSINDQGKFVTARLIEATEGQVKQLLNKNSDLVIYPFAGKPSQPIKKAFVSA
- a CDS encoding DinB family protein, encoding MSSIDLLILNLEEVRRRSIKVWSTIPDGLIGWRPDSDALSCIEMVRHVLDGEHYYHLAIVNRGSLADYESPFDQHPLVSVEKELEFAKPYREKFIETVRTCKEDDLQTIKIDRSDVGYIRTLGDMLLRIAYHESVHTGQLLDYLRTAHVPRVNVWD
- a CDS encoding homoserine O-acetyltransferase; amino-acid sequence: MAQQTFYETGAVKIGDMNLESGKMLSEVEMAFERAGPKDAPVILVCHALTGNQYTVGNHEQKGWWKGLIFDGGYVDTNQYQVLTFNVLGGCDGSTGPTSINPITGQSYNGKFPFITVKDMVKAQYLALEKLDIHHLKAVIGGSLGGMQVLEWGIQFPQAVEVLFPLAVTPSLSDFGIAFNHISRTAILNDPNWNDGHYSREQIPDKGLALARMIGMLTYRTDSLFGERFHRSECLRDGERHHKPSFEIESYLNYQGEKLTSRFDANSYLYLLKAMDLHDIGKGRAGWNGAIKEINAQIVAIGFSNDLVYPPEKLQHFVIACENHDKSADYFEVETQFGHDGFLVEFEKWGYIIRNKLTQLELISSNASEMRALEN
- a CDS encoding O-acetylhomoserine aminocarboxypropyltransferase/cysteine synthase family protein; translation: MSEKKEFRLETVGVHGGLEADPVTGARALPIYQSNAFKFDSTEHAADLFGLKEQGYIYTRIGNPTVNVVEERVAQLEGGVGALGVASGMAAISTSILNLANAGDEIVSASALYGGTYNLFATTLPKYGIATHFVDPVDPENFRSAITPKTKAIFAETIGNPGLHILDIEAVAQIAHEAGIPLIIDNTFATPYLCRPIDFGADIVIHSATKWLGGNGTTMGGIIVDGGKFDWNSPKFPGFTEPDHSYHGIVYAEALPELAFIVKARVQLLRDTGASLSPFNAFQIALGLETLHVRLKEHVANTRTIVSYLENHPGVDWVLYPEQPEHPSNKLVKKYLPKGAGSIVVFGIKGGREAGAEVINNVELWSHVANVGDAKSLIIHPASTTHQQLKAEDLATTGVTDDLVRLSVGIEHIDDLVEDLEVAIKAATGQTSKVKQVN